Proteins from one Ananas comosus cultivar F153 linkage group 5, ASM154086v1, whole genome shotgun sequence genomic window:
- the LOC109710046 gene encoding rust resistance kinase Lr10-like produces MAERSTLHVFLGLHYIILCVILLPSTVGLASTGLGAAGCSPSSCGQLRDIHYPFRLSTDPPRCGYPHGVLLCEDNRAILDLGSEKFFVTSIQYDMHAITVMRLGSVNGSCTPPFTSLTFGSPDVDNDITYGRYYGNSACFMNCTRPAHYDLYWPVPCMTRNNSFVYVVISEYSDCDLVMSVEPSCGFLAEAPLAPGVTMNSTADIFELLQAFWLSWEIPELHDQHSFHITPTCLNESLSIISSRIKSNGILSAIPSLVESEMHFLACFKYYSNRGGSRKAELVIALIQIAQSLIAMAILCRFLFAPLSILLFLAYKLWSSRASLDIIEKFLRNQQKLSPSRYSYTDIIAITGHFREKLGQGGFGSVFKGTFLSGQHVAIKMLGNPKFNGEEFINEVATIGRIHHVNIVRLVGFCSDGSKRALVYEYMPNGSLDKYIFSERGTSNRPFSWEKLNEIALGVARGIDYLHRGCDMQILHFDIKPHNILLDRNFDPKISDFGLAKLYPKDYSLVSLSVTRGTIGYIAPELVSRNFGIVSDKSDVYSFGMLLLEMAGGRRNVDRMMENTSQVYYPSWIYDRLLQGEELEICNCSEIHEVERKLCKVGLWCIQMKSSNRPSMDKVVEMLEGDVDSLQMPLRPFFSSSPPNSVMLPSMNSTFFQSPTITEQEELSSLDE; encoded by the exons ATGGCTGAGAGGTCTACATTGCATGTATTTTTAGGATTACACTACATAATATTGTGTGTAATTCTCCTCCCATCTACTGTTGGATTGGCCTCAACAGGCCTCGGGGCCGCGGGCTGTTCTCCCTCCTCCTGCGGACAGCTCCGCGACATTCACTACCCTTTCCGTCTGAGCACCGATCCGCCTCGATGCGGATATCCTCATGGTGTTCTTCTTTGCGAGGATAACCGAGCTATTCTTGATCTCGGCTCGGAGAAGTTTTTCGTCACCAGCATTCAATACGATATGCACGCAATCACGGTGATGCGCCTGGGCTCCGTGAACGGAAGTTGCACTCCTCCTTTCACATCTCTTACGTTCGGATCGCCTGACGTCGACAACGACATAACCTACGGACGTTATTACGGGAACTCGGCATGTTTCATGAACTGCACGAGGCCGGCGCACTACGACTTGTACTGGCCGGTCCCGTGCATGACCCGGAACAACTCGTTCGTCTATGTAGTAATCAGTGAATATTCCGATTGCGACCTCGTGATGAGTGTTGAGCCGTCTTGCGGATTTCTAGCTGAGGCGCCTCTTGCCCCCGGAGTTACTATGAATTCGACTGCAGATATTTTCGAGCTCTTGCAGGCGTTCTGGCTTTCATGGGAGATCCCAGAGTTGCATGATCAACATTCCTTTCATATAACCCCTACATGCTTGAATGAATCTTTAAG CATAATTTCTAGTCGGATCAAAAGCAATGGCATTCTCTCTGCAATACCCTCGCTCGTCGAAAGCGAGATGCATTTCTTGGCCTGCTTTAAATATTATTCCAATCGAGGTGGCTCCCGTAAAGCTGAGCTCGTCATCGCCTTAATACAAATTGCGCAGTCGTTAATCG CTATGGCCATATTATGCAGGTTCCTGTTTGCACCATTGTCCATTTTACTTTTCCTTGCTTACAAACTATGGAGCAGTCGCGCATCCCTCGACATCATAGAGAAGTTTCTCAGAAACCAGCAAAAGCTCTCTCCGTCAAGATATTCCTACACCGATATCATTGCGATCACAGGCCACTTCAGAGAGAAGCTAGGACAAGGAGGTTTTGGATCCGTCTTCAAAGGTACATTTCTAAGTGGCCAACATGTTGCCATCAAGATGCTCGGGAACCCCAAGTTCAATGGAGAAGAATTCATCAATGAGGTCGCGACTATTGGTCGGATTCACCATGTGAATATAGTGCGGCTTGTTGGGTTCTGCTCGGATGGGTCGAAGAGAGCTCTCGTCTACGAGTACATGCCTAATGGATCACTCGACAAGTATATCTTCTCGGAAAGAGGAACTAGTAATAGGCCCTTTTCGTGGGAGAAGCTCAATGAAATAGCATTGGGCGTGGCTCGAGGGATCGATTACCTACACCGCGGATGTGATATGCAAATACTACACTTTGACATCAAGCCCCACAACATCCTCCTAGACCGTAACTTTGATCCAAAGATTTCAGATTTTGGGCTCGCAAAGTTGTATCCTAAGGACTATAGTTTAGTTTCTCTTAGTGTCACAAGAGGAACCATTGGATATATTGCTCCGGAATTGGTATCGCGAAATTTTGGGATTGTATCTGACAAATCTGATGTCTATAGTTTTGGAATGCTATTATTGGAAATGGCGGGAGGTAGAAGGAATGTGGACCGAATGATGGAAAATACAAGCCAAGTATACTACCCTTCTTGGATCTACGACCGGCTTTTGCAAGGCGAGGAGCTTGAAATATGCAACTGTAGTGAGATTCATGAAGTAGAACGGAAACTTTGTAAAGTAGGATTGTGGTGCATTCAGATGAAATCATCGAATCGTCCGTCCATGGACAAAGTTGTAGAGATGTTGGAAGGGGACGTAGATAGCCTACAAATGCCTCTAAGGCCCTTCTTTTCCTCTTCACCGCCGAATTCGGTTATGCTCCCTTCTATGAACTCCACTTTCTTTCAATCACCAACTATCACTGAGCAGGAAGAACTTTCAAGCCTGGATGAATAA
- the LOC109710719 gene encoding rust resistance kinase Lr10-like — MHRLVSILLALFLLAAGRSTIVSGGDDADGDFFKKCPASRCAEGGPEIRYPYRLDSSPSFCGAPGMELTCSGNDTVVALPHAGSFNVTTIDYLNAEITVKLGCSCLTCLTRNLISVESLNLTTSIYQPLLDGSDISLLGCPTKWTPDDDYDAAGPISCLSTASQFVYVLSAYGYAVSLPSDCRVTADDLSISFRHMTEFGSDYLPTFKERVADLIARGEVTVGWYVPQITGKCMLCEKAKKYCGFSSATNQPFCRQGRNVKLIAATSSAAFVVLLLLVVILVYFYTRSKREKEIRLKVEKFLASYNAIKPTRYTFSELKKITKRFKNKLGQGGFGSVYKGELANGIPVAVKMLARSKWDGREFTNEVATIGRIHHFNVVRLLGFCSEGTTHALIYEFMPNESLEKYIFSKSRNTLREPLGMEKLLEIAIGIARGIEYLHQGCNQRILHFDIKPHNILLDRNFNPKISDFGLAKLCSRDQSIVTMTAARGTMGYIAPEMYSRNFGAVSYKADVYSFGMLVMEMVGGRRTVDPQIENQSEFYFPEWIYDQLANGQDIGSAIEIANTSETEIAKRLVVVALWCIQWDPRDRPSMTRVVQMLIGDSQSLPMPPTPFVSSQVKM; from the exons ATGCATAGGCTTGTTTCCATTCTCTTAGCTCTCTTTCTCCTCGCTGCAGGAAGAAGCACAATTGTCTCAGGAGGAGATGATGCAGATGGCGATTTCTTCAAGAAATGCCCGGCTTCGCGGTGCGCAGAAGGCGGCCCGGAGATCAGATATCCGTACCGTCTCGACTCGAGCCCTTCGTTCTGCGGCGCTCCCGGAATGGAGCTCACGTGCTCGGGCAACGACACCGTCGTAGCGCTCCCGCATGCAGGATCTTTCAACGTGACCACGATCGACTACCTGAACGCTGAAATCACGGTGAAGCTGGGTTGCTCGTGCTTAACTTGCTTGACGAGAAACCTGATATCCGTCGAATCCCTCAATCTAACTACGTCAATCTATCAACCACTGTTGGATGGTTCTGACATCAGCTTGCTAGGCTGCCCAACAAAATGGACGCCAGACGACGACTACGATGCCGCCGGCCCGATCTCTTGCCTCAGCACTGCATCGCAGTTTGTTTATGTGCTGTCTGCTTATGGTTATGCCGTCAGTCTCCCTTCGGATTGTCGGGTGACCGCAGACGATCTTAGCATTTCCTTCCGGCACATGACCGAATTCGGTTCTGATTATTTGCCCACTTTCAAGGAAAGGGTGGCCGATCTCATAGCGCGCGGCGAGGTGACTGTAGGCTGGTATGTTCCTCAAATAACCGGCAAATGCATGCTCTGCGAGAAGGCGAAAAAGTACTGCGGATTTAGCTCGGCGACCAACCAACCATTCTGCCGACAAG GTCGAAATGTCAAGCTCATCGCAG CAACATCTTCCGCCGCATTTGTTGTGCTTTTGTTGCTGGTTGTAATCTTAGTCTACTTCTATACACGATCCAAAAGGGAAAAGGAGATACGTTTGAAGGTGGAGAAATTCCTCGCGTCGTACAACGCCATAAAACCGACTCGCTACACCTTCTCGGAGCTTAAGAAGATTACTAAAAGGTTCAAGAATAAGCTGGGCCAAGGTGGCTTCGGGAGCGTCTACAAGGGCGAGTTAGCAAATGGAATTCCTGTCGCGGTAAAGATGCTCGCGAGATCGAAGTGGGACGGTCGAGAGTTCACCAACGAAGTCGCGACAATCGGACGAATTCACCATTTCAATGTCGTTCGCTTGCTGGGATTTTGCTCGGAAGGAACCACACATGCGCTTATATACGAGTTCATGCCAAATGAATCACTAGAGAAGTACATCTTCTCGAAAAGTAGGAATACCCTTCGTGAGCCACTAGGGATGGAGAAATTGCTAGAGATCGCAATAGGAATTGCTCGCGGGATCGAGTATCTGCATCAGGGGTGCAATCAACGGATTCTGCACTTTGACATCAAGCCTCACAACATCTTATTGGATCGCAATTTCAACCCAAAGATATCCGACTTTGGTCTCGCGAAACTGTGCTCGAGAGATCAAAGCATTGTTACGATGACCGCAGCGAGGGGCACGATGGGCTACATCGCGCCGGAGATGTATTCGAGAAACTTCGGAGCGGTGTCTTACAAAGCAGACGTCTACAGTTTCGGAATGCTGGTGATGGAAATGGTCGGCGGGAGGAGGACCGTCGATCCGCAAATTGAGAACCAAAGTGAGTTCTATTTTCCGGAGTGGATTTATGATCAACTAGCGAACGGGCAAGACATTGGGTCGGCGATAGAGATAGCAAATACAAGCGAAACGGAGATTGCGAAAAGACTCGTCGTTGTGGCGTTGTGGTGCATACAATGGGATCCGAGGGATCGGCCGTCGATGACGAGAGTTGTGCAGATGCTGATCGGCGATTCGCAGAGCTTGCCAATGCCACCGACACCATTTGTGTCCTCACAGGTCAAGATGTAG